A region of Saccharococcus thermophilus DNA encodes the following proteins:
- a CDS encoding glutamate-5-semialdehyde dehydrogenase: MNELLTKAERLQQAAKTLALLSTEEKNEALTRIAEALMKQKEWILQENEKDVALGKEQGLSPALIDRLQLTDERIEQIVDGVRQVAGLPDPIGEIIDEWTRPNGLRIQTVRVPLGVIGMVYEARPNVTVDAASLCLKTGNAVLLRGSSSALHSNKALVHVMKEALRDIAVPADAIQLLEDTSREAAQQMFRLNRYLDVLIPRGGAGLIRSVIENATVPVLETGVGNCHIFIDESAQKQMAIDIVLNAKLQRPSVCNAVETVLIHQNWPYISELIETLHDRGVELRGDSQLASSYSFIQQATETDWSTEYLAPILAIKLVQDVKEAVDHINRYGTKHSEAIISEQNDNVRFFFQAIDAAVLYHNASTRFTDGEQFGYGAEIGISTQKLHARGPMGLRAITTTKSLVYGTGQIRS, translated from the coding sequence ATGAATGAATTGCTTACCAAAGCAGAACGGCTGCAACAAGCAGCGAAAACGTTAGCCCTTCTGTCCACGGAAGAAAAAAATGAAGCGTTAACGCGTATCGCCGAAGCGCTGATGAAACAAAAAGAATGGATTTTGCAAGAAAACGAAAAAGACGTTGCGCTTGGAAAAGAACAAGGCCTTTCGCCTGCCTTAATCGACCGATTGCAACTCACCGACGAGCGAATCGAACAAATCGTCGACGGCGTCCGTCAAGTTGCGGGGCTCCCTGACCCAATCGGCGAGATCATCGATGAATGGACGCGGCCAAATGGTCTGCGCATTCAAACGGTTCGCGTGCCGCTTGGCGTCATCGGCATGGTGTATGAAGCGCGCCCGAACGTCACCGTCGATGCCGCCAGCCTTTGCTTAAAAACGGGAAACGCCGTCTTATTGCGCGGCAGCTCGTCCGCGCTTCATTCGAACAAAGCGCTCGTCCATGTCATGAAGGAAGCGCTTCGCGATATCGCCGTCCCTGCCGATGCCATTCAGCTTCTTGAAGACACAAGCCGGGAAGCGGCCCAGCAAATGTTTCGTTTAAACCGCTACTTAGACGTATTAATTCCGCGCGGCGGCGCCGGGCTCATCCGCTCCGTTATCGAAAACGCCACCGTTCCCGTGCTGGAGACTGGCGTTGGCAACTGCCATATTTTCATCGATGAATCGGCGCAAAAACAAATGGCCATCGATATCGTCCTAAACGCGAAATTGCAACGCCCATCCGTTTGTAATGCGGTAGAAACGGTATTAATCCATCAAAACTGGCCATATATCAGTGAACTTATCGAAACGCTTCACGACCGCGGCGTCGAGCTGCGCGGCGATTCGCAGCTTGCTTCATCGTATTCCTTTATCCAGCAGGCCACCGAAACCGATTGGAGCACCGAATATTTGGCGCCGATTTTAGCTATTAAACTCGTACAAGACGTCAAAGAAGCGGTCGACCATATTAACCGCTACGGCACGAAACATTCCGAAGCGATTATTTCCGAGCAAAACGACAACGTCCGCTTCTTTTTCCAAGCAATTGACGCCGCCGTGCTTTATCATAACGCCTCAACTCGCTTCACCGACGGCGAACAGTTTGGCTACGGGGCGGAAATCGGCATTAGCACGCAAAAACTGCACGCCCGCGGTCCAATGGGATTGCGCGCGATCACCACGACGAAATCGCTCGTCTACGGCACAGGACAAATCCGCTCTTAA
- a CDS encoding GtrA family protein, translating into MKKYRFIWNKLGSMRTLWRFCLVGVGNTFVDFIVFFLLTSFGVSALLAQVCSYTAGVVNSYVWNRMWTFQVKQKANIGEFLRFIVVNVLSLSVTLLLLFLCRDVGHWPLFAGKLVATLGGIAVNFIGSRFWVFVSKPSHS; encoded by the coding sequence ATGAAAAAGTACCGTTTTATATGGAATAAGCTAGGAAGCATGCGAACGTTATGGCGCTTTTGCCTTGTCGGGGTCGGAAATACGTTTGTGGACTTTATTGTCTTTTTTCTTCTTACCTCGTTTGGCGTTTCCGCGTTATTGGCGCAAGTATGCTCTTATACCGCCGGTGTGGTCAACAGCTACGTGTGGAACCGGATGTGGACGTTTCAAGTAAAACAAAAAGCGAACATCGGAGAGTTTTTGCGTTTTATCGTGGTGAATGTGCTGTCGCTGTCCGTGACGCTCCTTCTGCTCTTTCTCTGCCGGGATGTTGGGCATTGGCCGCTGTTTGCTGGAAAACTCGTAGCGACCTTAGGAGGCATTGCCGTCAATTTTATCGGAAGCCGCTTTTGGGTGTTTGTCTCGAAACCGTCCCATTCCTGA